Proteins co-encoded in one Lentimicrobium sp. L6 genomic window:
- a CDS encoding ABC transporter permease — translation MNKIGLIIRREYLTRVKKKSFIIMTFLGPLLMAAVWIVPFFLTTLGEDIKVISVLDESGMFMKDLSGDENTKFVIAVNDLEVAKENLIESENYALLYIPLPEASLPTSAILYSNGQASLDIKNYIKTTMKKSVEDEKLRLHGIEKDILRSIKTNVFVSSIKLDGSGNEEKSSVETNMVVGLFSAILIYFFIFLFGAQVMRGVIEEKTSRVIEIIVSSVKPFQLMMGKIVGIAMVGLTQFILWIILTSVIVGGFQLVYSDAFKAADPMPTYTSQGLFPEQAETGEQVTQDFQDESVNFMIEAVMAINFPLVIGAFIFFFIGGYLLYAALFAAIGSAVDSEADTQQFMMPITIPLILSIVMAQFIINDPGGQVAFWFSMFPFTSPIIMMLRIPFGVQAWELALSGALLIAGFVFTTYVAGRIYRTGILMYGKKVSYKELWKWFFYKG, via the coding sequence TCATCATGACTTTCCTCGGCCCACTATTGATGGCTGCTGTTTGGATTGTCCCTTTTTTCCTCACCACATTAGGTGAAGATATTAAAGTGATATCTGTATTGGATGAAAGTGGAATGTTCATGAAAGACTTAAGTGGCGATGAGAATACGAAGTTTGTGATTGCCGTTAATGATTTGGAAGTGGCCAAGGAAAACTTGATAGAGTCGGAGAATTATGCCTTGCTGTATATTCCTCTTCCGGAAGCCAGTTTGCCCACTTCAGCCATTTTATACTCCAATGGGCAAGCCAGCCTCGACATTAAGAATTATATCAAAACCACCATGAAGAAATCGGTGGAAGATGAAAAGCTAAGGCTGCATGGAATAGAAAAAGATATTCTTCGTTCTATAAAAACCAATGTTTTTGTAAGTTCCATCAAACTTGATGGGAGCGGGAATGAAGAGAAATCATCGGTGGAAACCAATATGGTTGTAGGATTATTTTCGGCCATCCTTATCTATTTCTTTATCTTCTTATTTGGTGCTCAAGTGATGAGAGGAGTCATAGAAGAAAAAACCAGTCGTGTGATTGAAATCATCGTATCCTCTGTAAAGCCATTTCAATTGATGATGGGTAAAATAGTAGGAATAGCCATGGTGGGTTTAACTCAGTTCATTCTATGGATTATACTTACCTCTGTTATTGTTGGTGGATTTCAACTGGTCTATTCCGATGCTTTTAAAGCAGCAGATCCAATGCCAACCTATACATCCCAAGGATTATTTCCTGAACAAGCAGAAACTGGAGAACAAGTTACTCAAGACTTTCAAGACGAATCTGTAAACTTCATGATAGAAGCGGTAATGGCTATTAACTTTCCGTTAGTTATAGGTGCTTTCATATTCTTCTTTATTGGAGGATATTTGTTATATGCAGCTCTTTTTGCTGCCATTGGTTCAGCAGTAGATAGCGAAGCCGATACTCAGCAGTTTATGATGCCTATCACCATTCCACTTATTCTGAGTATTGTAATGGCGCAGTTTATTATTAATGATCCTGGCGGACAAGTAGCCTTTTGGTTTTCTATGTTCCCTTTCACTTCTCCAATAATTATGATGCTACGTATTCCCTTTGGAGTTCAAGCTTGGGAGTTGGCTCTTTCAGGTGCCTTGTTGATTGCTGGTTTTGTTTTCACAACCTATGTTGCTGGAAGAATCTATAGAACTGGAATTTTAATGTATGGTAAAAAAGTGAGCTATAAAGAACTTTGGAAATGGTTTTTCTATAAAGGATAA